A single genomic interval of Leptospira dzoumogneensis harbors:
- a CDS encoding penicillin-binding protein 1A: MNLFSEGIHRATKTLLVLALLGGLFFGYIIAEVDEGGELAILASYQPTTPTRLYDINGVVYAELYRHKQQLLKYQDIPPHVVQAFLSVEDNNFFNHFGIDFSAILRAAAVNVISGRIKQGGSTLTQQLAKTVLNNRKKSFIRKFVEALFTLQIEQEYSKEEILEIYFNLIYLGHGTTGLASAADVYFHKDVSDLDVAEAALLARLPKAPVDYSPYKNPAASKRAHIEVLKLMASQGFVPADKVQTIHDEFWEKYWPIVITQSPSQSTWGTKLNRAPHFTEFVRQRLLKELGEDRIYSGGLKIYTTLDIRKQEIAQDELRKALKKHDDLVSGVTVNYAGGADRGLVGLYNFIGSLFPVAPTFVSRLDDKANFRVALEKELIDSADVLSLLLPADNESAAFTEFQKRSAVFGKNLHVEGAAITIDHTNGYIETMVGGYEFTPKNQFNRAVQARRQTGSSFKPFVYGAAIAERIVGSGTGIMDAPLTTLTEEGEGWSPQDFDGDFQGMVPLSRALSMSLNIVSVQVFLRTGADAVIDFASRLTKADKSRFMPSPALALGIAELSPYEMAVGYSIIANKGRNVIPLSVRYVIDQSGNVIYNEELKVREELDKEAEDGSIQIISEGTAYILRKMLTMVAMGGTAANGLHSPDQGNYKGIAAGKTGSTSSFTNAWYCGFDPKLTTVIWLGFDKSSISLGRGQAAGVLAVPIWGKMYRRFYNGENYPTFEDEHGLDPQPEEVQGGGTCAYNGLSPKPGVCPVTQNLTLKPITVAGVTKSVQANRQCDGDRDHHKSIDFREFLQLEYQISDEEIGKTERKFKPQAD, from the coding sequence ATGAATCTATTTAGCGAAGGAATTCACAGAGCTACAAAAACACTTTTGGTCTTAGCCTTATTGGGCGGTCTTTTTTTCGGATACATTATCGCAGAAGTGGACGAGGGGGGAGAGCTTGCCATCTTAGCTTCTTACCAACCTACTACTCCAACTCGTTTATATGATATCAATGGTGTTGTGTATGCGGAGTTGTATCGTCATAAGCAACAACTTCTAAAATACCAAGATATTCCTCCTCATGTAGTCCAAGCATTCCTCTCGGTCGAAGATAATAACTTTTTCAATCACTTCGGGATAGATTTTTCCGCGATCCTTCGCGCGGCAGCAGTCAATGTGATCTCAGGCAGGATCAAACAGGGTGGATCCACTCTTACCCAACAGCTTGCTAAAACCGTTTTGAATAATAGGAAAAAATCCTTTATTCGTAAATTCGTAGAGGCTCTGTTCACTCTTCAGATAGAACAGGAATATTCTAAAGAAGAAATATTAGAAATTTATTTTAACTTAATATACCTGGGTCATGGGACCACAGGGCTTGCTTCCGCGGCGGATGTGTATTTCCATAAGGATGTTTCCGACTTGGATGTGGCAGAAGCTGCACTTCTTGCAAGACTTCCTAAGGCCCCTGTGGATTATTCTCCTTATAAAAACCCTGCGGCTTCTAAAAGAGCTCATATAGAAGTCTTAAAACTGATGGCTTCTCAGGGATTTGTTCCGGCAGATAAGGTCCAAACTATTCATGACGAATTCTGGGAAAAATACTGGCCGATCGTAATCACTCAATCTCCTTCTCAATCTACTTGGGGGACCAAGTTGAATAGGGCTCCTCATTTTACCGAGTTCGTAAGACAGAGATTATTAAAAGAATTGGGAGAAGATAGGATCTACAGCGGTGGTCTCAAAATTTACACCACTTTAGATATCCGCAAGCAGGAGATCGCTCAAGACGAACTTCGCAAGGCCCTCAAAAAACACGATGACCTGGTTTCAGGTGTTACAGTGAATTATGCGGGCGGTGCGGATCGAGGTCTTGTCGGACTTTATAATTTTATAGGTTCCTTATTCCCTGTGGCTCCTACTTTTGTAAGCCGTTTGGATGATAAGGCGAACTTTAGGGTGGCTCTCGAAAAAGAACTTATCGATTCAGCAGATGTGCTCAGTTTACTTCTTCCCGCGGATAATGAATCTGCCGCATTCACCGAATTCCAAAAAAGATCCGCAGTATTCGGCAAAAACCTTCACGTAGAAGGCGCTGCTATCACTATAGATCATACCAACGGCTATATAGAAACCATGGTCGGAGGTTATGAATTCACTCCTAAAAACCAATTCAACCGTGCGGTCCAGGCGAGAAGGCAGACTGGATCTTCTTTCAAACCTTTCGTGTATGGAGCTGCGATCGCAGAACGTATCGTAGGTTCCGGAACCGGGATCATGGATGCACCTTTGACCACGCTTACGGAAGAAGGAGAAGGTTGGTCCCCTCAGGATTTTGACGGGGATTTCCAAGGAATGGTTCCTCTTTCCAGGGCGCTTTCCATGTCATTAAACATAGTTTCCGTGCAGGTGTTCCTACGCACGGGTGCGGATGCTGTCATAGATTTTGCTTCTCGTTTAACAAAAGCTGATAAGAGTAGATTTATGCCGAGCCCTGCTCTTGCATTGGGAATTGCGGAACTTTCTCCTTATGAAATGGCGGTGGGATATTCTATCATCGCAAATAAGGGAAGAAATGTGATCCCACTTTCCGTTCGGTATGTGATCGATCAGTCAGGAAATGTAATTTATAACGAAGAACTAAAAGTCAGAGAAGAATTAGATAAAGAAGCGGAAGACGGTTCTATCCAGATCATTAGCGAAGGAACAGCCTATATTCTTCGCAAAATGTTGACCATGGTTGCCATGGGTGGAACTGCAGCGAATGGACTTCATTCTCCCGACCAAGGAAATTACAAAGGGATCGCTGCCGGAAAAACAGGATCCACTTCTTCTTTTACAAATGCTTGGTACTGCGGATTTGATCCTAAATTGACCACTGTCATTTGGCTTGGATTTGATAAGAGTTCTATCTCTCTCGGAAGAGGTCAGGCTGCAGGGGTTCTTGCGGTTCCTATCTGGGGAAAAATGTACCGTCGTTTCTATAACGGTGAGAATTATCCAACTTTCGAGGATGAACACGGCCTGGATCCGCAGCCGGAAGAAGTGCAAGGTGGAGGAACCTGTGCGTATAATGGACTGTCTCCTAAACCGGGAGTATGTCCTGTTACCCAGAACCTGACCTTAAAGCCGATTACTGTAGCAGGCGTGACAAAATCCGTCCAAGCAAACCGCCAATGCGATGGAGACCGGGACCATCATAAGTCAATAGATTTCAGAGAATTCCTGCAATTGGAATACCAGATCAGCGACGAAGAGATCGGAAAAACGGAACGTAAGTTTAAACCGCAAGCGGACTAA
- the lpdA gene encoding dihydrolipoyl dehydrogenase has protein sequence MAEQYDVLVIGSGPGGYVGAIRAAQLGFKTGIIEKRKTLGGTCLNVGCIPSKALLDSSEEYHKVLHKTDIHGIGVGKVTLDLNKLMERKNTIVKEVTDGVDYLMKKNKITRYEGFGKLLGGGQVEVALADGKKEVISAKHIVLATGSVPIDIPGLPVDGKSIITSDHAIDLRSVPKKLVVIGAGVIGLELGSVWGRLGAEVTVVELLPGLLPTVDRSFGSLLQRSLESQGFNFLFEHKVLGATASKSGAKVKIAAPDGKESELDADVVLVAVGRKPFIDGIGLEAAGVQLTERKRIKVDSHFQTSAAGIYAIGDVIDGPMLAHKAEEEGVALAELLAGQSGHVNYAAVPSIIYTWPEMAWVGKGEEELKAAGVEYKVGKSLFKPNARAKAMNEAEGQVKILADKKTDKVLGAFVFGPRASDMIAELAVAVEFGASSEDIARSFHAHPTLSEVVKEAAMAVDKWAIHA, from the coding sequence ATGGCGGAACAATACGACGTATTAGTGATCGGATCGGGCCCCGGAGGTTATGTGGGTGCGATCCGAGCGGCTCAACTCGGATTCAAGACCGGGATCATCGAAAAAAGAAAAACCTTGGGAGGAACCTGCTTGAACGTAGGTTGTATCCCTTCTAAGGCACTTTTGGATTCTTCTGAAGAATATCATAAAGTTTTACATAAGACCGATATCCATGGGATCGGGGTCGGAAAAGTGACTCTGGACCTAAACAAACTTATGGAGCGCAAGAATACTATCGTTAAGGAAGTCACGGACGGCGTAGACTACTTGATGAAAAAGAACAAGATCACTCGTTATGAGGGTTTTGGTAAATTGCTCGGCGGCGGCCAGGTAGAAGTTGCCTTAGCTGACGGCAAAAAAGAAGTCATTAGCGCAAAACATATCGTTCTAGCAACGGGATCTGTTCCGATCGATATTCCCGGCCTGCCTGTAGACGGTAAGTCGATCATCACTTCCGACCATGCAATCGATCTAAGATCAGTTCCTAAAAAACTGGTAGTGATCGGGGCGGGAGTGATCGGCTTAGAGTTAGGTTCCGTATGGGGAAGACTCGGTGCCGAGGTTACAGTGGTGGAACTACTACCAGGACTTCTACCTACGGTAGACAGATCTTTCGGCAGCTTGTTACAGAGAAGTTTAGAGTCCCAAGGTTTTAATTTCTTATTCGAACATAAGGTATTAGGAGCGACTGCTTCTAAATCAGGTGCTAAAGTAAAGATCGCCGCGCCTGATGGAAAAGAATCCGAACTAGATGCGGATGTAGTGCTTGTAGCAGTTGGACGTAAGCCATTTATCGATGGGATCGGATTAGAAGCAGCCGGGGTCCAATTGACAGAGAGAAAAAGGATCAAGGTAGATTCTCATTTCCAAACCAGTGCGGCCGGTATCTACGCAATCGGGGACGTGATCGACGGACCTATGCTTGCTCATAAGGCGGAAGAAGAAGGTGTTGCACTTGCTGAATTACTCGCAGGTCAATCAGGACACGTGAATTACGCCGCGGTTCCGAGCATTATCTATACCTGGCCTGAAATGGCTTGGGTCGGAAAAGGTGAAGAAGAACTAAAAGCTGCCGGTGTAGAATACAAAGTTGGTAAGTCATTATTCAAGCCGAATGCAAGAGCTAAGGCTATGAACGAAGCGGAAGGCCAAGTCAAAATTTTAGCGGATAAAAAAACGGATAAGGTATTGGGAGCGTTTGTGTTCGGGCCTAGAGCTTCGGATATGATCGCTGAGCTGGCGGTTGCAGTGGAGTTCGGTGCTTCTTCGGAAGATATAGCACGTTCTTTCCATGCGCATCCTACATTGTCCGAAGTCGTAAAAGAGGCCGCTATGGCCGTAGACAAGTGGGCGATTCACGCTTAG
- a CDS encoding MBL fold metallo-hydrolase — translation MEIFLYGVRGSIPAPLSNEEYREKVISILRLVAKSEGKAFSSPEEWFDGLPEPLNYVVGGNTTCVRIIGSSGVELVVDLGTGARVLGEDLVKEKFGQGKGEASVFFTHTHWDHIHGIPFFKPLYIPGNKFTFYSPLEDLPERLKYQQEPRFFPIHFDHFGSERNFHRLQKGEVLEIGGVKVEWLALKHPGGSIAYKFTENGKSFIFATDAEYNGEDFPLIQEQKPFFKGADLLVLDAQYTLDESFQKFDWGHTSYTMAVNCASSWEVKKLALTHHEPAYSDEILAIILDDARTHAENLGAKDLSIVLAREGMKFKLV, via the coding sequence ATGGAAATCTTCTTGTACGGAGTCCGGGGCTCTATTCCTGCCCCCTTATCGAATGAGGAATACAGGGAGAAAGTAATTTCCATATTGAGACTTGTCGCCAAGTCGGAGGGAAAAGCTTTCTCTTCTCCCGAAGAATGGTTTGATGGGTTGCCTGAACCTCTGAATTATGTGGTCGGCGGAAATACTACCTGTGTTCGGATTATCGGTTCTTCCGGGGTCGAACTGGTCGTGGATCTTGGAACTGGAGCCAGAGTTTTGGGAGAAGACTTGGTCAAAGAAAAATTCGGACAAGGAAAGGGAGAAGCTTCCGTATTTTTCACTCATACCCACTGGGATCATATTCACGGGATCCCGTTTTTCAAACCGTTATATATTCCTGGAAATAAGTTCACCTTCTATTCTCCCCTAGAAGATCTTCCGGAGAGATTAAAATACCAACAAGAACCCAGATTTTTTCCGATCCATTTCGATCATTTCGGTTCAGAAAGAAATTTCCATAGACTCCAAAAAGGAGAAGTCCTGGAAATCGGCGGCGTTAAAGTAGAATGGCTGGCTCTCAAACATCCCGGCGGCTCCATCGCTTACAAATTCACCGAAAACGGGAAAAGTTTTATTTTTGCCACCGATGCCGAGTATAATGGTGAGGATTTTCCTCTCATCCAGGAGCAAAAACCTTTCTTTAAAGGGGCGGATCTTTTGGTTTTGGACGCTCAGTACACTCTGGACGAATCCTTCCAAAAATTCGATTGGGGCCATACTTCTTATACTATGGCGGTCAATTGTGCTTCTTCCTGGGAGGTCAAAAAACTGGCCTTGACCCACCATGAACCCGCCTATTCTGACGAAATTTTAGCCATCATCTTGGATGACGCCAGAACCCATGCTGAAAATCTTGGAGCTAAGGACCTATCCATTGTACTGGCTAGAGAAGGAATGAAATTCAAACTCGTATGA
- a CDS encoding DUF6941 family protein: MSNNVGEPVLLALVFADRVISEDNGKKGIIGTFTKFFTGQFPVVFPPWGIYVCVTNLSPGDHEFSLELEHADSGEKVIGVGGNIRVNNGSEPVEIGIPIPHAVFPKEGRYILLFKVGKEIVGSRPLWVDKLNPPA, encoded by the coding sequence ATGTCGAATAACGTGGGAGAACCAGTCCTATTAGCATTAGTCTTTGCGGATCGGGTCATCTCGGAAGACAACGGGAAAAAAGGGATCATAGGGACTTTTACAAAGTTCTTTACCGGACAATTTCCCGTAGTCTTTCCTCCTTGGGGAATATACGTATGTGTCACAAATCTTTCCCCGGGGGACCATGAATTTTCTCTAGAACTCGAGCACGCAGATTCAGGAGAAAAAGTAATAGGAGTCGGAGGAAATATCCGGGTCAATAACGGCTCCGAACCGGTAGAGATAGGGATCCCGATCCCCCACGCGGTTTTCCCTAAAGAAGGACGTTACATTCTACTTTTTAAAGTGGGAAAGGAAATCGTGGGAAGTCGTCCCCTCTGGGTGGATAAATTAAATCCCCCTGCTTAA
- the odhB gene encoding 2-oxoglutarate dehydrogenase complex dihydrolipoyllysine-residue succinyltransferase: MSIEIKVPEMGESITEATIANWVKKEGERVEQDEILVELETDKVTMEVPAPSAGVLQKINKKPGETVKIKEVIGIIDPSASAKSTPTPSTPSTTNTAPTNTTNAAQNDTLPPAVRKLIDDNGLNPASISGSGKNGQITKEDVLNAIANKQSAAAVSAAPAAAKSAPSPEIPKAVPAASRSNLPRENVVPMTKLRQTIANRLVAAQHNAALLTTFNEVDMSAVMDLRAKYKDKFKDAHNINLGFMSFFTKAVIGALKFVPAINAEIRGTDLVYKNYFDIGVAVGGPKGLVVPIVRDADLLSFAQVESEIARLANKVKDGKIDLSDMEGGTFTISNGGIYGSMMSTPILNPPQSGILGLHNIVKRAVVVNDQIVIRPMMYVALSYDHRVVDGKEAVTFLVKVKEAIEDPTRLLLEV, from the coding sequence ATGTCGATAGAGATCAAGGTTCCCGAAATGGGTGAGTCCATTACGGAAGCAACAATAGCAAACTGGGTAAAAAAAGAAGGCGAGCGAGTAGAACAGGACGAGATCCTGGTGGAATTGGAAACCGACAAGGTGACCATGGAGGTGCCAGCCCCCTCGGCGGGAGTTCTCCAAAAAATTAACAAGAAACCGGGCGAGACGGTCAAGATCAAAGAAGTGATCGGAATCATTGACCCTTCTGCCTCTGCAAAAAGCACTCCTACTCCAAGCACTCCTTCCACAACAAATACAGCACCAACTAACACGACTAACGCAGCGCAGAATGATACACTTCCTCCTGCAGTTCGTAAATTGATAGATGATAACGGATTAAATCCTGCTTCTATCTCCGGCTCCGGTAAGAACGGACAGATCACCAAAGAAGACGTGTTAAACGCAATTGCAAATAAACAGTCTGCGGCCGCGGTTTCCGCGGCTCCGGCAGCGGCTAAGTCTGCTCCTTCTCCTGAAATTCCTAAAGCGGTTCCTGCCGCTTCTCGTAGTAATCTTCCGAGAGAAAACGTAGTTCCGATGACTAAACTTCGCCAGACGATCGCAAATCGTTTGGTTGCGGCTCAACATAACGCGGCTCTTCTCACTACTTTTAACGAAGTGGATATGAGTGCTGTGATGGATCTTCGCGCTAAGTATAAGGACAAGTTCAAAGACGCGCATAATATCAATTTAGGATTTATGAGTTTCTTCACTAAGGCAGTGATCGGAGCATTAAAATTTGTTCCTGCAATCAACGCGGAAATTCGAGGTACTGATCTAGTTTATAAAAACTATTTCGATATCGGTGTGGCTGTTGGAGGTCCAAAAGGTCTGGTAGTTCCGATCGTTCGTGACGCTGATCTTTTAAGTTTCGCTCAGGTAGAATCAGAGATCGCTCGCCTCGCAAATAAGGTGAAGGACGGAAAGATCGATCTATCCGATATGGAAGGTGGAACATTCACCATCTCCAACGGAGGGATCTACGGTTCCATGATGTCCACTCCTATCCTGAACCCGCCTCAAAGTGGAATTTTAGGACTTCATAATATCGTAAAACGTGCAGTGGTAGTGAACGATCAGATCGTGATCCGACCTATGATGTATGTTGCTCTTTCTTATGACCATAGGGTTGTAGATGGAAAAGAAGCGGTAACCTTCCTCGTAAAAGTAAAAGAAGCGATCGAAGATCCGACCCGCCTTCTTTTGGAAGTCTAA
- a CDS encoding 2-oxoglutarate dehydrogenase E1 component, producing MKIEQLMALYGENGALLEELYEKFKKDPNSLDKEWSLFFQEVETNGVYPQNGSNGNGNGNGKSAVATSFTDAQAGSIREMGIINLLNAYRRQGHLAAKLDPLGISQPNRKFIESKLSNLTPADLDTVVDTQNPSLGRAKLKDVVAWFEKAYCSTVGYEQYYLVNDEEREWLQNQIESAEYHAPLPKSTRLRLFEKLFQADHLETFLAKKYVGKKRFSLEGGESMIPMLDTIVEEAGRFKMDGLVIGMAHRGRLNVLVNVIEKPASLVFAEFEEKADAKAQNYADVKYHLGYSNSKMTSSGKEVKLSLAFNPSHLEAVNPVVTGSVRARQEQYGDADRSKFMPITIHGDAAFAGQGVVAETINLMNLDGYTTGGTFHIVINNQIGFTTLPNESRSTLYATDLAKGYQIPIVHVNGDDPEAVYRVTKLGMEYRQKFKKDFIIDLICYRRLGHNETDEPAFTQPKMYSIIKSHLPTAQLYEKKLINDGDVTGEELDFIKNGSAQGLEDSFQRAKEQDIKMKVDTMQGVWAKYSKEPLDSGTATSLLAEQIDRIVKAITTVPEGFTPNPKLVKLLQSRKEMAEGKVSLDYGMAEALSFGSILENGFRVRLSGQDSQRGTFSHRHAVLVDINSGAKYVGLNHISEKQAKAEVVNSSLSEFSVLGFEYGYSLSDPSALVLWEAQFGDFANNTQVIFDQFLSSSEVKWQRMSGLVVLLPHGYEGQGPEHSSGRIERFLQLCADNNMQVANCTNAAQYFHLLRRQILRNFRKPLIIFTPKSLLRFPGALSPIDDLLKGAFREVLPDQPEIKADKVEKVVFSFGKVYYDLLKYREENKVQNTALIRVEQVYPFPAKEIQEVLKTYKNAKSFVWCQEEPKNQGAWTFVRDRFEDLLPNGTKLKYAGRKESASPAAGHMKVHTKEQEQLVSDAYTV from the coding sequence ATGAAAATCGAACAATTGATGGCATTATACGGAGAGAACGGAGCATTACTCGAAGAACTTTACGAAAAGTTTAAGAAGGATCCGAACTCTTTGGACAAAGAATGGTCTCTGTTCTTTCAAGAAGTAGAGACGAACGGAGTATATCCTCAGAACGGATCCAACGGGAACGGGAATGGCAACGGAAAATCAGCCGTTGCTACTTCTTTTACGGATGCGCAAGCTGGATCCATCAGAGAGATGGGGATTATCAACCTGTTAAACGCGTATCGCAGACAGGGGCACTTAGCTGCAAAATTAGATCCTCTTGGAATTTCTCAACCGAACCGCAAGTTTATCGAATCTAAATTAAGCAATCTAACTCCTGCGGACTTAGATACGGTAGTCGACACACAGAATCCTTCTCTGGGTCGTGCAAAACTGAAAGATGTTGTAGCTTGGTTCGAGAAAGCATACTGCAGCACTGTAGGTTATGAGCAATATTATCTAGTAAACGACGAAGAAAGAGAATGGCTCCAGAATCAAATCGAGTCGGCTGAGTATCATGCACCTCTTCCTAAAAGTACACGTCTAAGACTGTTCGAAAAATTATTCCAAGCGGATCATTTGGAAACATTCTTAGCTAAAAAATACGTAGGAAAAAAACGTTTCTCTCTCGAAGGGGGAGAAAGTATGATCCCTATGCTCGACACCATCGTCGAAGAAGCCGGACGTTTCAAAATGGACGGACTCGTGATCGGTATGGCGCATAGAGGACGTTTGAACGTACTCGTAAACGTGATCGAAAAACCTGCTTCTTTAGTATTTGCCGAATTCGAAGAGAAGGCGGATGCAAAAGCTCAAAATTATGCGGATGTTAAGTATCACTTAGGATATTCTAACAGTAAAATGACTTCGAGCGGAAAAGAAGTAAAACTTTCCCTCGCGTTCAACCCAAGTCACTTGGAAGCGGTGAACCCTGTGGTTACAGGTTCCGTTCGTGCTCGCCAAGAGCAGTATGGTGATGCGGATCGTTCTAAATTTATGCCGATCACCATCCACGGAGATGCGGCGTTTGCAGGTCAGGGAGTTGTCGCAGAGACAATCAACCTAATGAATCTGGACGGTTATACTACCGGTGGAACTTTCCATATAGTGATCAATAACCAGATCGGATTCACCACTTTACCGAACGAATCCAGATCCACATTATACGCAACTGATCTTGCAAAAGGTTATCAGATCCCGATCGTTCATGTAAACGGGGACGATCCGGAAGCGGTATACCGAGTGACCAAACTCGGAATGGAATACCGTCAAAAGTTCAAAAAAGACTTTATCATAGATTTGATCTGTTACCGCAGATTAGGTCATAACGAAACGGATGAGCCTGCATTCACTCAGCCTAAGATGTACTCCATCATCAAAAGTCATCTTCCTACCGCTCAACTATATGAGAAAAAACTGATAAACGACGGTGATGTTACCGGAGAAGAACTGGACTTCATTAAGAACGGTTCCGCTCAAGGTTTAGAAGATTCTTTCCAGAGAGCAAAAGAGCAAGATATCAAGATGAAAGTGGATACCATGCAGGGTGTTTGGGCGAAATACTCCAAAGAACCTCTGGATAGTGGTACTGCCACTTCCCTGCTTGCGGAACAAATAGATCGTATCGTAAAAGCGATCACTACAGTTCCGGAAGGTTTCACTCCGAATCCTAAGTTAGTAAAACTTCTACAAAGCCGTAAGGAAATGGCGGAAGGAAAAGTTTCTTTAGATTACGGAATGGCGGAAGCTCTTTCTTTCGGTTCGATCTTGGAGAACGGATTTAGAGTTCGTCTTTCCGGTCAGGACAGCCAACGCGGAACATTCTCCCATAGACATGCAGTTCTTGTGGATATCAACTCAGGAGCAAAATACGTAGGTCTAAATCATATTTCAGAAAAACAAGCCAAGGCGGAAGTTGTGAACTCCTCCTTGTCTGAATTTTCCGTTTTAGGTTTCGAATACGGTTATTCTCTTTCCGATCCGAGTGCTCTCGTTCTTTGGGAAGCTCAGTTCGGTGACTTTGCAAATAATACACAAGTGATCTTTGATCAATTCCTTTCCAGCTCGGAAGTGAAATGGCAAAGGATGTCCGGTCTTGTTGTACTTCTTCCCCACGGATACGAAGGACAGGGCCCTGAACATAGTTCCGGCAGGATCGAAAGATTCCTGCAATTATGTGCGGACAATAATATGCAGGTAGCAAACTGTACGAATGCTGCTCAGTATTTCCACTTGCTTCGCCGACAGATACTGCGTAATTTCCGCAAACCTCTGATCATCTTCACTCCTAAGTCTTTGTTACGTTTCCCTGGAGCACTTTCTCCTATAGACGACCTATTAAAAGGTGCGTTTAGAGAAGTTCTTCCGGATCAACCGGAGATCAAAGCGGATAAAGTGGAGAAGGTCGTATTCAGTTTCGGAAAAGTATATTATGATCTTCTAAAATATAGAGAAGAGAATAAGGTGCAGAACACTGCGCTGATCCGAGTGGAACAAGTTTATCCTTTCCCTGCGAAAGAGATCCAAGAAGTCCTTAAAACTTATAAGAACGCTAAATCTTTCGTTTGGTGCCAAGAAGAGCCTAAGAACCAAGGTGCTTGGACGTTCGTGAGAGACAGATTTGAAGATCTTCTTCCTAACGGAACAAAGCTTAAATACGCGGGAAGAAAAGAATCTGCGAGCCCTGCAGCCGGACATATGAAAGTCCATACAAAAGAGCAGGAACAACTAGTTTCAGACGCTTACACAGTCTGA
- a CDS encoding rhomboid family intramembrane serine protease, whose protein sequence is MASFSSGFGVSTSPLVRKLLILNIAIFGIEFILSLAAPSILLAILGLFGLTPGLVLEKFFGWQLLTYSFFHSPNMLIGFLFEMFAFWMFGSALESHWGTRNFLRYFMFCIFGGGVATVLASLFGFQQGTVLGISAVLYGLITAYALIWPNRELLFWGIFPIKAKYLAVLILLVLVLLGLQSGTPIANGIGGFAAGGLYFLYYTKVKYRFGFKFPSFSFSRWRQKRKMVRWQEEMKTREEAKEEVDRLLEKISKEGMNSLNKKEKKFLKEASSKYYKVED, encoded by the coding sequence ATGGCGTCTTTCTCTAGCGGATTCGGTGTCTCAACCTCTCCCCTCGTTCGTAAACTTTTGATCTTAAACATAGCGATTTTCGGGATAGAGTTTATTCTAAGCCTGGCTGCCCCTTCTATTCTTTTGGCAATCCTGGGATTATTCGGACTGACTCCGGGTTTAGTCCTAGAAAAGTTTTTTGGCTGGCAGCTACTGACTTACAGCTTCTTCCATTCTCCTAATATGCTGATCGGATTCCTATTCGAGATGTTCGCATTTTGGATGTTCGGGTCCGCGTTAGAATCCCATTGGGGAACCAGGAATTTTTTACGTTATTTTATGTTCTGTATCTTCGGAGGCGGGGTCGCTACAGTGCTCGCCTCCCTATTTGGATTCCAGCAAGGCACAGTACTCGGGATTTCCGCGGTTCTATACGGGCTGATCACAGCTTACGCATTGATCTGGCCCAATAGAGAACTTTTGTTCTGGGGAATTTTCCCGATCAAAGCAAAATACCTGGCAGTTTTAATATTACTGGTTCTCGTACTATTAGGATTACAATCCGGAACTCCGATCGCAAACGGAATAGGCGGATTCGCTGCCGGTGGACTCTATTTCCTATATTATACTAAAGTAAAATATAGATTCGGGTTTAAATTCCCAAGCTTCTCTTTTTCCAGATGGAGACAAAAAAGAAAAATGGTCCGCTGGCAAGAAGAGATGAAAACCAGAGAAGAGGCAAAAGAAGAAGTAGATCGTCTCTTAGAAAAAATTTCCAAAGAAGGAATGAATTCCCTGAACAAAAAAGAGAAAAAATTCCTGAAGGAAGCTTCGAGCAAATACTATAAGGTCGAAGATTGA